One window of the candidate division KSB1 bacterium genome contains the following:
- a CDS encoding GH1 family beta-glucosidase: MKTFPSDFVWGAATSSYQIEGAWLADGKGLSIWDAFCHTPGKIHCNETGDLACDHYHRFKDDVKLMADMGLPAYRFSLSWPRIQPAGTGRPNTDGICFYSELIDTLLAHNITPWVTLYHWDLPLALQIEHDGWLNPRMAEFFADYAAICFAAFGDRVKHWLTLNEPWCSAWLGYGLGVHAPGRLSRDEPYRAGHNLLRAHALAVARYRNEFQPAQKGMIALTNNCDWREPLTDSEADRQAAQRAVEFFLGWFADPVFWGDYPQVMRRRLGDRLPHFTDEEKALLKGSADFFGLNHYSTMYAADASSAAARSTHDYNSLLEDQAVVLSSDPAWQKTDMQWNIVPEGFHKLLLWIRDRYASPAIYVTENGCALADVLVDGEVHDRGRIEFLDAYLTAAHEALRAQVDLRGYFVWSFMDNFEWTEGYARRFGLHYVDYATGRRLPKASAKWYAGVIQRNGLCD, from the coding sequence ATGAAAACATTCCCGTCTGATTTTGTATGGGGCGCCGCCACTTCGAGTTATCAGATCGAAGGCGCCTGGCTTGCGGATGGAAAAGGCCTCTCGATTTGGGATGCCTTCTGCCATACGCCCGGCAAAATTCACTGCAATGAAACCGGCGATCTTGCCTGTGATCATTATCATCGCTTCAAGGACGATGTCAAACTGATGGCCGACATGGGACTGCCGGCCTACCGCTTCTCGCTGTCCTGGCCGCGCATTCAACCCGCCGGCACCGGCCGGCCCAATACCGACGGCATCTGTTTCTATTCCGAACTGATTGACACGCTGCTCGCCCACAACATCACGCCGTGGGTCACGCTGTATCACTGGGATCTGCCCCTGGCGCTGCAGATCGAGCATGACGGCTGGCTCAATCCCCGCATGGCGGAGTTCTTCGCCGACTACGCCGCGATTTGTTTTGCGGCATTTGGCGACCGTGTCAAACACTGGCTCACGCTCAATGAGCCGTGGTGCAGCGCGTGGCTCGGTTATGGCCTGGGCGTGCATGCGCCGGGCCGCCTCTCCCGCGATGAACCTTATCGCGCCGGTCACAACCTTTTGCGCGCACATGCCCTGGCCGTGGCACGATATCGCAACGAGTTTCAGCCCGCGCAGAAAGGGATGATCGCCCTCACCAACAACTGCGACTGGCGCGAGCCGCTGACCGACAGCGAAGCGGATCGACAGGCGGCCCAACGCGCCGTCGAGTTCTTCCTGGGCTGGTTTGCGGATCCCGTTTTTTGGGGTGATTACCCGCAGGTGATGCGCCGGCGCCTGGGCGACCGGCTGCCGCATTTCACCGACGAAGAAAAGGCGCTGCTCAAAGGTTCGGCAGATTTTTTTGGCTTGAATCACTACTCCACCATGTATGCCGCCGACGCTTCCTCCGCTGCGGCGCGCAGCACACACGACTACAACAGCCTGCTGGAGGATCAGGCCGTGGTGCTCAGCTCGGACCCCGCCTGGCAAAAAACGGACATGCAGTGGAACATTGTGCCGGAGGGCTTCCACAAGCTGTTGCTGTGGATCCGGGACCGCTATGCCTCGCCGGCCATCTACGTCACCGAGAACGGCTGCGCCCTGGCGGATGTTTTGGTTGACGGCGAAGTGCACGATCGCGGCCGCATCGAATTTCTCGACGCCTATCTCACGGCGGCACACGAAGCCCTGCGCGCGCAGGTCGATCTGCGCGGCTATTTTGTCTGGTCGTTCATGGATAATTTCGAATGGACGGAAGGCTATGCCAGGCGTTTTGGGCTGCATTACGTCGATTATGCCACCGGCCGCCGCCTGCCCAAAGCCTCGGCGAAATGGTATGCCGGTG